A single Desulfallas thermosapovorans DSM 6562 DNA region contains:
- a CDS encoding (deoxy)nucleoside triphosphate pyrophosphohydrolase, with amino-acid sequence MKTVTAAILMKNGHVLIAKRGYDGNAAGKWEFPGGKIEAGETPEECLRREMKEEFCIDVEVKEFFGKSIYRYENVTINLLAYWTRWVSGNIFPTVHTEYRWVKPKDLVK; translated from the coding sequence TTGAAAACAGTAACTGCCGCTATCTTAATGAAAAATGGACATGTTTTGATTGCCAAAAGGGGTTATGACGGCAACGCAGCAGGTAAATGGGAATTTCCAGGGGGAAAGATTGAAGCTGGTGAAACCCCGGAAGAATGTTTGCGACGGGAAATGAAAGAAGAATTTTGTATTGATGTTGAAGTCAAAGAATTCTTCGGTAAAAGTATTTACCGCTATGAAAATGTTACTATAAATCTTCTAGCTTATTGGACCAGGTGGGTTTCCGGAAATATTTTCCCCACTGTTCACACTGAATATAGATGGGTGAAACCAAAGGATCTTGTTAAGTAG